The following proteins are encoded in a genomic region of Cygnus olor isolate bCygOlo1 chromosome 11, bCygOlo1.pri.v2, whole genome shotgun sequence:
- the PYGO1 gene encoding pygopus homolog 1, whose amino-acid sequence MSAEQEKDPIALKRSRGGDSGLDGLGGPGVQLGSPDKKKRKANTQGSSFPPPSEYAPPPNPSSDHLVAANPFDDNYNTVSYKPLPSGNPYFSNPGYPGFGGYNTFRMPPHMLPRVSSPYSGSYSLRNQPHPLPQNPLGMGFSRPHSFSFGPHDNPGFGNQPPYSSGQINQNVSMPGQHFRPNPGENFGHSGQIPHPDVPPNFGPGNNPNFPNSQLESNHSFVPPPNTYNQAKSSAQKQDFSQGASKASSQNTAAHQHHHRTEDIVTQGNSDLKNVTRNNVVNQDNSHSNSADNTNAGHSNGTQSKSRQPRGTAEGCNSEKSSKTPLHPSRHGHSSSEPVYPCGICTHEVNDDQDAILCEASCQKWFHRICTGMTESAYGLLTAEASAVWGCDTCMADKDVQLMRTRETAGPPALNTDG is encoded by the exons ATGTCAGCGGAACAGGAGAAGGACCCCATTGCGCTGAAGAGATCCCGAG GTGGTGACAGTGGATTGGATGGGTTAGGAGGACCAGGAGTACAACTCGGAAGCCCTGATAAGAAAAAGCGCAAAGCAAATACACAG ggaTCATCATTTCCACCTCCATCTGAATATGCTCCACCGCCGAATCCAAGCTCTGACCACCTTGTAGCTGCAAATCCATTTGATGACAACTATAATACTGTGTCTTATAAACCACTTCCTTCAGGAAATCCGTATTTTAGTAATCCCGGTTATCCTGGCTTTGGAGGCTATAACACTTTCAGAATGCCACCTCACATGCTGCCCAGAGTGTCCTCACCATATAGTGGTTCTTACTCCCTCAGAAACCAACCACATCCCCTTCCTCAAAACCCGTTGGGAATGGGCTTTAGCCGACCCCACTCTTTCAGCTTTGGCCCACATGATAACCCAGGTTTTGGGAATCAACCACCGTATAGCAGTGGTCAGATAAATCAAAATGTCAGTATGCCTGGTCAGCATTTCAGACCAAATCCTGGTGAGAATTTTGGCCATTCTGGACAGATACCTCACCCTGATGTGCCACCTAACTTTGGTCCTGGAAACAATCCAAATTTCCCAAATTCTCAGCTGGAGTCGAACCATTCTTTTGTTCCTCCACCAAACACCTACAACCAGGCAAAATCATCAGCACAAAAGCAAGACTTCAGTCAGGGTGCAAGTAAAGCATCCAGCCAGAACACTGCTGCTCATCAGCATCATCACAGGACAGAGGACATTGTGACTCAAGGTAACAGTGACCTAAAAAATGTCACGCGAAACAACGTGGTAAATCAGGATAATAGCCATTCCAATAGTGCTGATAACACTAATGCTGGTCATTCAAATGGGACGCAGAGTAAGTCCCGCCAGCCTCGAGGTACCGCTGAAGGATGCAATTctgaaaagagcagcaaaactCCCCTTCATCCCAGTCGTCATGGTCACTCATCCTCTGAGCCCGTCTATCCATGTGGAATTTGTACACATGAAGTTAACGATGAccaggatgccatcctgtgtGAAGCCTCTTGTCAAAAATGGTTTCATCGAATCTGTACAGGCATGACTGAGTCAGCGTATGGCCTTCTTACAGCAGAAGCATCAGCAGTGTGGGGCTGTGATACATGTATGGCTGACAAAGACGTCCAGCTAATGCGCACTAGAGAGACTGCAGGACCACCTGCACTGAATACGGATGGCTAA
- the DNAAF4 gene encoding dynein assembly factor 4, axonemal, whose product MPVWLREHRWRQSDSAVFLSLPVPGARVTAANIFCTDRYLKVSVPPFLFEAILYAPIDDTNSTAKIGNGIVFFTLYKKEAGTWNSLTLENASKEKLQYLRENAVLKAHEKAKEETEAKKVTKQEHKKYALEATVKLEEAERKRIEELKEQERQKVTKELELWKDQQKFVENQRKVQKEGQLHEEVEQLKEKKKEKINKTSIPSEETLKTRLKPTEGSGSYSMFSENLKEEQLPAPRSSGTIKINFTSRVFPTALRESRVAEEEEWLHKQAEARRIISADLSELEDLKEEEKNPDWLKDKGNKMFATGNYLAAVNAYNLAVRLNNKLPLLYLNRAACHLKLRNLHKAIEDSSKALELLTPPVPDNENARVKAYVRRGTAFCQLELYAEGLQDYEAALKIDPKNKTIEKDAEKIRHVIQGTMQNSLKNQN is encoded by the exons ATGCCGGTGTGGCTGCGGGAGCACAGGTGGCGGCAGAGCGACTCCGCCGTCTTCCTCTCGCTGCCCGTGCCCGGCGCGCGGGTCACCGCCGCCAACATCTTCTGCACCGACCGCTACCTCAAG gtaAGCGTTCCTCCCTTTTTATTTGAAGCCATCTTATACGCTCCTATTGATGACACAAACAGCACAGCGAAGATTGGAAATGGAATCGTTTTCTTCACTTTGTATAAAAAGGAAGCGGGCACGTGGAATTCCCTAACTCTAGAGAATG ctagTAAGGAGAAGCTGCAATATCTAAGAGAGAACGCTGTTCTAAAAGCCCATGAAAAGGCAAAAGAggagacagaagcaaaaaaagttacaaaacaagaacataaaaaatatgctttggAGGCCACAGTGAAG ctagaagaagcagaaagaaaaagaattgaagAGCTGAAAGAACAGGAGCGGCAGAAAGTCACTAAGGAGTTGGAGTTATGGAAAGATCAGCAGAAATTTGTTGAGAATCAAAGGAAGGTACAAAAAGAAGGGCAACTACACGAAGAAGTAGAGCAactaaaggagaagaaaaaggaaaaaattaacaaaactaGCATTCCTAGTGAAGAAACTTTGAAGACCAGACTCAAACCTACAGAAG GTAGTGGTTCCTATagtatgttttcagaaaatttaaagGAAGAGCAACTACCAGCTCCTCGATCTTCTGGTACAATTAAAATCAACTTCACGTCACGAGTTTTTCCTACAGCCCTACGAGAATCTCGTGtagcagaagaggaggag TGGCTACATAAACAAGCAGAAGCTCGAAGAATAATAAGTGCTGATTTGTCTGAGCTGGAAGACttaaaagaagaggagaagaatcCAGACTGGTTAAAGGACAAAGGAAA CAAAATGTTTGCAACAGGAAACTATCTTGCAGCAGTAAATGCATATAACCTTGCAGTCCGGCTAAACAATAAGCTTCCACTACTGTATCTGAATCGTGCTGCTTGCCATCTTAAACTGAGGAATTTACACAAAGCCATTGAAGATTCCTCTAag gCACTAGAATTGCTGACACCACCTGTTCCTGATAATGAGAATGCTCGAGTAAAAGCATATGTGAGACGTGGTACAGCCTTTTGTCAGCTGGAATTATATGCTGAAG GTCTCCAGGATTATGAAGCAGCTCTCAAGATTgatcctaaaaataaaactatagaaaaagatgcagagaagATTCGACACGTAATTCAAGGAACAAtgcaaaattcattaaaaaatcaaaattaa
- the C11H15orf65 gene encoding uncharacterized protein C15orf65 homolog, whose amino-acid sequence MTTSAEKLPSSPNTGKKQSSHLPVCANPGNPVFSCMLDPRTLMTSSSLRKPQVLLFKTTSSEYGAIPPTSQMLPCTYHPVDQTFTKHLLTCGSSQDGYLNTDIDRSRVYDYPNLQHTL is encoded by the coding sequence ATGACAACGTCTGCTGAGAAGCTGCCCTCGAGTCCCAACACTGGGAAAAAGCAATCTTCTCATCTGCCTGTCTGCGCAAATCCCGGCAATCCTGTGTTTTCCTGTATGCTGGACCCCAGAACGCTGATGACCAGTAGTTCTTTGAGAAAGCCTCAGGttttactgtttaaaacaaCTTCGAGTGAATATGGTGCTATACCACCTACTTCACAGATGTTACCCTGTACTTACCATCCAGTAGATCAAACGTTTACAAAACACTTACTCACTTGTGGGTCATCTCAAGATGGTTATTTGAATACTGACATTGACAGAAGTAGGGTATATGACTACCCCAATTTGCAGCATACTCTGTAA